A section of the Roseovarius sp. W115 genome encodes:
- a CDS encoding ATPase, with amino-acid sequence MNMQTTTGVQPPPPPVGLKDMQLPIVMMRDILIKTMFRKNVDTATDVAENICLPRAVTQELIDMAREQRLLEATGTLNANSGNEMGYQLTDAGKARALDALAQSEYFGAMPVPLSVYREQVKRQSIRDIQISRDELTGAMGHLVLPNDLLDQLGPAVSAGRSVLMYGPPGNGKSSISNGIRDAMGDKIYIPRAIEYSGQVITVYDPIVHSSAEVEVDDPNSLRRSRSFDTRYVRCERPTVITGGELSLSMLDLVYNPTARTYQAPLQLKSSGGIFIVDDLGRQQEPPQALVNRWIVPLEESKDILALQSGEKFEVPFDTLVIFSTNFHPNEIFDQAALRRIFFKIKIDGPSQQDFLKIFAMVAKKRKMPLDEEALLHLLKVKYPTINNIYSNYQPIFLIDQMISICEFEGLEYQMTPELVDRAWANMFVKEEKIVK; translated from the coding sequence ATGAATATGCAAACAACAACTGGCGTTCAGCCTCCTCCCCCTCCGGTTGGACTGAAGGACATGCAGCTTCCGATCGTGATGATGCGGGATATTCTGATCAAAACGATGTTCCGCAAGAACGTGGACACCGCCACAGACGTGGCAGAAAATATCTGTTTGCCCCGCGCCGTCACACAAGAATTGATCGACATGGCCCGCGAGCAACGTCTGCTGGAGGCAACCGGTACGCTCAATGCCAACTCTGGCAACGAAATGGGATACCAGTTGACCGATGCCGGCAAGGCCCGCGCGCTGGACGCACTCGCGCAGTCAGAGTACTTCGGCGCGATGCCCGTACCACTTTCGGTTTACCGCGAACAGGTGAAACGCCAGTCAATCCGCGACATTCAGATTTCACGCGACGAGTTGACCGGTGCTATGGGGCATCTCGTGCTTCCCAATGACCTGCTGGATCAGCTTGGGCCCGCGGTATCGGCCGGTCGCTCGGTTCTGATGTACGGCCCTCCGGGCAACGGTAAATCTTCGATTTCAAACGGTATTCGCGATGCGATGGGCGACAAGATCTACATTCCCCGCGCCATCGAGTATTCCGGTCAGGTGATCACGGTTTATGACCCGATTGTTCACTCTTCGGCAGAGGTCGAAGTTGACGATCCTAACTCATTGCGCCGGTCGCGTTCTTTCGACACACGTTACGTACGCTGCGAACGACCCACAGTGATCACCGGTGGTGAGCTCTCACTCAGCATGCTTGACCTTGTCTACAATCCAACCGCGCGAACCTATCAGGCGCCTTTGCAGCTCAAGTCGAGCGGCGGCATCTTCATCGTGGACGACCTTGGTCGTCAGCAAGAACCGCCTCAGGCACTGGTGAACCGCTGGATTGTTCCATTGGAGGAATCCAAAGACATCCTCGCCCTGCAATCGGGTGAGAAATTCGAAGTGCCATTCGACACGCTGGTGATTTTCTCTACCAACTTCCACCCAAATGAGATCTTTGACCAAGCGGCCCTGCGCCGGATCTTCTTTAAGATCAAGATTGACGGGCCGAGCCAGCAGGATTTCCTGAAAATCTTTGCCATGGTCGCCAAGAAGCGCAAAATGCCGCTGGACGAAGAGGCGTTGTTGCATCTGCTCAAGGTGAAATACCCGACCATCAACAACATTTATTCGAACTATCAGCCGATCTTCCTGATCGACCAGATGATTTCGATCTGCGAATTCGAAGGTCTGGAGTACCAGATGACCCCCGAACTGGTGGACCGCGCCTGGGCCAACATGTTCGTGAAAGAAGAAAAGATCGTTAAGTAA
- a CDS encoding A24 family peptidase, which translates to MQIDAVQATLFALFAVPLCILTFYVDMKYKRITNLTVWAVFLVFVIIGFFTLPFTDFLWRFAHYGAAFAYGFVLWMARQMGAGDVKFMAAAAPYVHPGDIVTVLFILAAACFGSALAVLGVYKSPLTKLAPDWASWAAKNPKNTDSVGKGQKFTIPFGTALGLTLACYLVMGAIWGQ; encoded by the coding sequence ATGCAGATCGACGCGGTTCAGGCCACTCTTTTCGCGCTCTTTGCCGTGCCGCTCTGCATCCTGACGTTCTACGTCGACATGAAATACAAGCGGATCACCAACTTGACCGTGTGGGCCGTATTTCTTGTCTTTGTTATCATTGGATTTTTCACGCTTCCCTTCACCGATTTTCTTTGGCGTTTTGCGCATTATGGCGCCGCCTTTGCTTATGGCTTCGTGCTCTGGATGGCGCGGCAGATGGGGGCTGGCGATGTAAAGTTTATGGCCGCTGCCGCACCCTATGTGCACCCCGGTGATATCGTGACTGTGCTGTTCATCCTCGCAGCCGCATGTTTCGGCTCTGCCTTGGCGGTTCTCGGGGTTTACAAATCTCCTCTGACCAAGCTTGCGCCCGACTGGGCCAGCTGGGCTGCGAAAAACCCCAAGAACACAGACTCCGTCGGCAAGGGGCAAAAATTCACGATACCCTTCGGAACGGCACTTGGTTTGACCTTGGCCTGTTACCTGGTCATGGGGGCCATCTGGGGTCAGTAG
- a CDS encoding tetratricopeptide repeat protein, translating into MRHPIFVGICVAGAFVLSACDQQSTSDVERALSDINVVDETNLNEVMLNVADPNEGVEYFQRTLASNPDRVDIQRGLAKSLVRAKRNTEAVAAWKRVSEHKDATNDDRVDFADALIRNNDWERADQVLDAVPPTFETFKRYRLEAMVADSNQDWKKADSFYETAVGLTTKPASVMNNWGYSKLTRGDYEGAERLFADAIKQDNSIFTAKNNLILARGAQKKYSLPVLQTSQIERAQLLYTLGLSAIKQGDTNIGRGLMRDAIDTHPQHFEAAVRSLRALEEDAS; encoded by the coding sequence ATGCGCCATCCCATCTTTGTAGGCATCTGTGTTGCAGGTGCTTTTGTACTCTCCGCATGCGATCAACAGTCTACTTCTGATGTCGAACGCGCGCTTTCTGACATCAATGTTGTGGATGAAACCAATCTCAATGAGGTGATGCTGAACGTGGCTGACCCCAACGAAGGGGTTGAGTATTTCCAACGCACGCTTGCGAGCAATCCTGACAGGGTCGACATTCAACGCGGCCTGGCAAAATCACTGGTACGCGCAAAGCGCAACACAGAAGCTGTTGCTGCTTGGAAGCGTGTGAGCGAGCACAAGGATGCCACCAATGATGATCGGGTGGATTTTGCAGATGCTCTTATCCGCAACAATGATTGGGAACGCGCTGACCAGGTGCTGGACGCAGTTCCACCGACATTTGAGACTTTCAAACGCTACCGGCTTGAGGCGATGGTCGCAGACAGCAATCAGGATTGGAAAAAGGCCGACAGCTTTTACGAAACAGCGGTGGGCCTGACAACGAAACCAGCCAGTGTTATGAACAACTGGGGTTACTCCAAACTGACACGCGGCGATTACGAGGGCGCAGAACGGCTCTTTGCCGACGCCATCAAGCAAGACAACTCGATCTTCACCGCCAAGAATAACTTGATCCTGGCCCGTGGCGCTCAAAAGAAATATTCATTGCCAGTGCTGCAAACCTCGCAAATTGAACGCGCGCAGCTGCTGTATACGCTAGGGCTTTCGGCCATCAAACAAGGCGATACCAATATTGGTCGTGGCTTGATGCGTGATGCGATTGACACCCATCCACAGCATTTCGAGGCGGCTGTTCGCAGCTTGCGTGCGCTGGAAGAAGATGCCAGCTAA
- a CDS encoding tetratricopeptide repeat protein — protein MARNEAAVDGIVVGNRLLDAGQYELAIDAFNRAAVDEGLSADVLAGLGAANLGLGRLGTAEKILREALEKDERSPEIWNNLGVLLLEKGENAEAVQHFKRAFALDNGESDAIRDNLRLVLAKTENPTYSADEEQQKQDYKLVRRGGSDYLIRKTPE, from the coding sequence GTGGCACGTAACGAGGCAGCGGTAGACGGAATTGTCGTAGGCAATCGTCTTTTGGACGCAGGTCAATATGAGCTCGCCATTGATGCCTTCAACCGCGCCGCCGTGGATGAGGGGTTGAGCGCCGACGTTCTGGCCGGTTTAGGGGCAGCCAACCTCGGACTGGGACGGCTTGGAACGGCCGAAAAGATTTTGCGCGAAGCCCTGGAAAAAGACGAAAGAAGTCCTGAAATCTGGAACAATTTGGGCGTTTTGCTCCTTGAAAAAGGTGAAAATGCCGAAGCAGTACAGCACTTTAAGCGTGCTTTTGCCCTCGATAATGGCGAAAGTGACGCAATTCGCGACAATTTGCGGTTAGTTCTCGCAAAAACCGAAAACCCGACTTATAGTGCGGACGAAGAACAACAAAAACAAGACTATAAACTGGTGCGGCGCGGAGGCAGCGACTATTTGATCCGCAAAACACCGGAATGA